The genomic region AAGTACACTGGCCTTGAATGAAGTAGCTGGCTGGCTGATGCTCTAGATGTGGAGTGGGGGGAAACTTCAGTCATCAAGTAATTGGCGGCTCCAACGTAGAGTAAAGTCAGTTGCTATTTCAGGGAAAGGAAACGCAACTGCTCCCTGGGGGGAATGACTGCACTAGCTCAGAGCCGGGAATaggctgagatttttttcattattatttccctCCCCCCGCCACACACTTCAGGAAAAGCGAACACACAATGTTCATTCGCAGGGATCGTTTCCTGAACATGATGTGTGCTCGCTGTCCCTCAGGTCACTTTCCAGTGTGTCACATCCTTCTGCACAAGGGAGAGCAGGAAATGGCAAACTCCCAGTATGAGGCAAAGCATTCCCATCGCAGCAATTGGTCCACGGGAGCTATAAATTGGTCTCCTCCAGAAACAGACCAAAATTTGTCTGTTGGGAGGTCAGCTGGAAACTAAAGGTAAGTCTGAACCAGAATTTCATTGTAATCTGTTTGAGACCTGCCTTAGGAAAGCATGTGCATTTTAGAAACCAATTTGGGATATTGTACACagtatttaattataatttttaaagctaatatttattaattatttattaataaacggtataatttcttaataatagtaaatcaattttaaaaatgattgttAGGGAGATTTTTCCCTAAAAACAGGAGATGGCTTGGTTTTCTTGTATGCTGGCATAAATCAGtgtaatcaaaataaatgtttcactgTACGGCTGACGCTATATATTGAATGACTGTTCAACTAACTGTGGAGTTAGATGGCTGCTGATATTACTAGAGTCTGTTCTCAGAGAGAAAATCTGCAGAACAAACTGTTAAAATGCTAAAGGAATTGATATAGTTAATGATCATCATATTGATCTGTTGCTAAGTCATTGATGATGTGCTCATTGCTCATTTCGACACCGATGTTTATTTAGCTTAGTGTTAGTCCTTGTCCCTGCAGCTTCATCTCTGACtatattcatattaaaaaatatgaatatgcaTCCAGCTAAGAAAAGTGCAAGTGGCTCAAATAGCCTGATGATACCAAGGGCCTCAGAAAGAATGAGATGTTGTTCTGACAGTCACAGGAGACAGGGGAGGCCCTAAAGGATTCTGTGTGAGATGGATTAggacaagcagaaagaaaaaaaatgcaacaaggATAATTTATTTACACACTTCAGGATGGAAAGACTCTTTGGTAGGTGATTTGTTCCTTCTGTAAGACAGGGAGTCTGCAGAATGAAAGTCCCAGAGGACTTAGTCATAGTGTGCCAGTGTGAGGGACCAGGACCCTCCAGTTCACAGTACAGAACACTTAGAAGAGAAAAGATGGCTGTGGTAATGAACAGTTTTGCTTAGCTGGCCCTGAGAGGAGGTTTTTTGACTACTGAGATCTCCTCAGAGTCTGTCCTTTCTTGTGAAAAATGCCCTTGAATATTGCTAATCCTCTGAATCACATTGTGGGGACAATACCTATTAGTTCTGGCAGCATCAGACACCAAGTCACTTAATCTTAAGGAAATTTTTGTTCCCAGGGTAGGAGGAGATATTTTGTATCCTCAAAGAAATAAGAACAGTACCTCAGATGCCAGCCCTTAAGATATGTTAGTCTTCTCAAGGatcaagaaaaacattaaaaaattccCCTATGTGTGTacgtgtgtgcatgtgtgtgtgtacgtgaGCATGTGCGTGCATGCGGACAGCCAACCTTTCAAGTAGCCGGGAGAAACTAGAAAATTGGCTGTGTGCCATCCCTGAAATGGAAGTCTGGGCTGAGCatgtcttgtgttttttctgtAAATCCCAAcccagtgttttctgtttctggacaGAGGCCATGGAGAGGAACGGTGCTGCCCTTCCCCAGACAGTGGACCCCACACACCACTTCCACATAGCGCTGCTGGATCAGAGACGGAGGCTGCGTGGTCAAATTGCTCACCTTCACAAGGCAGCTCGTAAAATAAACAAGCTCCGCAAAAGGTCCCTGATTGCCAACATCAGCGGGAGCTCACTGACCGCTGCGGGAGCAGTCACGGCCATCGTGGGGCTGTCCCTGAGCCCAGCTACACTGGGAGCCTCCCTGCTGGCATCAGCTGTGGGTTTGGGCCTAGCCACTGCTGGGGGGGGCTGTCAATATCACCTCCGATCTCTCCTTGGTGTTCTGCAATTCCCGGGAGGTGAGAAAGGTGCAGGAAATTGCAACGACTTGTCGGAAACAGATGAGGGAAATCCTCGGCTGCCTGGAATTCCTCCGCCGGGGGCAGGGCCCAGGGGACCCCACACTGCTCCAGTCAGAGAAGAGGGCCTCCATCTCGCTGTACAACTCCGTCTGCTTCTTGGTCTTCTGTGGCTCCCACAGCTTCCTTGTGCCAGAATACACAAAGGAGGTCACAAAAGTGAGCCAGGCCATGCTGAAAGCCAAAATTCAGAAGTTGGCTGCCAACCTTGAGACCTGTACCAGGGCAATGGATGAAGTCTGTGAACTCCTTGAGTCCAGGACACAGCTTTCCCCACGGATGAGGAAACAGCCTGGGTGCTAAAACCACTACCGAGACCCCAAGACCATCCAGCTGAAACAGTGTTTGCCCCATAATTAAACCAGGTTATGATGGACACTTGGACTATCAGGTACACGGCAGGAGATCCCAGAGCCTGATCACAGGGGAAGGTGGCCATTCCTCAATCTCACTTCACCAGTCACCTAACTCTGTCTCCCCATGGCAGCAGAAAGGTCAGTAGACCCATGAAATCCCTGCAGCTTTGGTGCTGACTGACCCTGGATTGTAAATAACTCACGAATCTATGAAGAGTGAGAGGGCTGGGATACCCTCAAAGAGCCAGCAGCCACCAGTTTCCAGCAGAGTACAGTCCCATTACCAAGGTACATCTGGAAAGGCTGTTGAAGCAAGCAGCCCCAGATACGATAAGACTGTATGGATAGCTCATCATTCCAAGGTGAAATAGAGGGGCCAGAAACTGTTGTCTCTTTTAAAGAAACCTCTCCTGGCTGAGAACTGTGATGTTtgtattctatttatttatagagGAAAATGTTAGGGTTTTGatgttgtatttaaaatttttgctttcttttctttctttttttttttttaagtgtctgcTCCAAAGTGATACAGCTGTTCTGAGAGGCAAAGCAAGTCTGTGGCATGTGAGAGCAAGTTACATGATCTTTGTCTGTGAGGGAGGGCAAACCCCTATAGGAAATGGAAAGCATGGTCTGAATGACGGTAGTTATAAAATACGGGGAATTATGGTTAATCAGTGCCAGATCTTAGGAACCAAAACAGGGAGAAAGATTGGTCAGTGACCCAGGGACCAAAGACTGCCTTGGGGTACTCTCAGGGGAGAAAAGTAAGTGTACCTtttggagcagggagggaagagtAGGCTTGTGTCATTGGTATGAGACGGAGCCCAGCTCAATGGGAGCATATCTGAGAGATGGAGGTGCCACTCTCCATGCAGTCAAACAGCCTGTGAAACCCACAGTGACTTGtctgggaagggaggaggcagTGCTTGCGGAGAGCTACACTTACTCTTAGCAATGTTTCCAAGGGAAGGCTTCACACTGGCAATACATACACTGGTACTAATAACCAAGAGGggtgcagaggagcaggatgATTCAGTGGTCAGAGCCCTTAGGAAGCAGAAGGAATGACTTGGGATCCAGTTTCAAGTGACTGTTCTGCTAAGTACATACCTAGTGATTTTCAGCCCCTAAGTGCCTCAGTTCTCTGTCTAAAAATGGGGATAGTAGCATTTCCCTACCTCACAAGGGTGTTTCTGGGACAAATATCACAAAGTGCTCAAGTGCAGTGATGATGGGGATCATGTCAGTACCCGGAGGAGGTACATAGAAGACACCCCGGAAGCTAGCTTGAGACAGATAGAGGACTTAACACAGTGACAATTCCACCAATCCAAAGGGGAACTTTCTGCAGAAACATGAATCAAAATTACCAGAAAAGCCAATCTGTAATTCTGCAGCACCAAGCAAATCTTGGGAAGGGAAACACTCCATCTCACAAAGCTTGACTACTTCTCCTTACCTTGTCTCTTTCTCTCATGACTTCAACTTTTGTTTTGGcacataaaacaaaagctttgttcCCATAGAATGTGACTCAGATTTCTGTAATGCCCATGTCTGTTTGCCATAAATGAACATTGCTAGTTTGATTAAATGAATATGAAGAACTTTTGTGTCAGTGTCTCCCTGCACACCTGCATGTGATCACATTCCTGCCCCCCGCCTCACCCCACAGCTCCAGACACTGTATGAGCAGCTGGATGTGCTCAAAAGGGGAGAATGAAAAGTGAGGTCATCAGCTCCCTGATACCCAGCTGGAGTTTTGTGTATGAGTGTCTGCATTTACGTCTGTGTAACTGCATATCCTGGTGTGCACGAGCGCATGTACGCTGTGCATGCTGGTCTCTGACATGCAAATGCTGCGAGGCGAGTAAGTGTGAGCACATAAGTGTGTTTTTGGAGTGTGAACTGCGTGCTGTGCAAAGGCAGGCATGGTGTGGATTTTTTCTTAGTGCTCCAACATGCCACCATACAGCTCCATACCATAAACACCAGATTCTTTTGAGACAGCTGTTTTCATCATCACAGACAAAATTATATAACTTATTTCTTCTCTTACCCTCTCTCCAGTTTTTCTGGCAATGCATCTTTTGTGTTCATGTCCCAACATAGGGAACAACATAGGAATAACAACACAGATCTGAATGGACAGATCTGAAAGAAAGATCTGAACTTGATAGCTCAGAGCTTCATGAGGGCTGATTGGTTCTTATTAACATGGTCCTGCACTGCAATCACAGCCACCTCTTCAGTAGCTGAGGGCAAATCAGAGATACTTTTACTTCCATTCTCAGCTACACAagccaaaaaatatatattttttgggggggtgggaggtggggagTGGGGGTGGAGCACATACCCCAGTATTGGCTTAGTTGCAATATTATGACTCCCTTAGAGTCAAAAGCACATTTAGGGAAACTGTCTTATctaagaagcttttttttaatagtagttATGCTATTAGTCCTTCAAATTAGTAGATCCGTTGGCTGAACTCTTCCTTCAGTAGCTCGGCAGTGGGGTAGAgaagtgtgtatgtgtgagtTGATGAATAGCCTGGGTTGGTAGCTATGAAGCCTGACCTCCTCATGCCATCCTTACTCCCCTTTTGCTGAAACTGCTGCAGGGAGGATTGATTCGGTGATGAGGTAGGAATgcaattaacattttaacacaATGTATTGGCCAGGCCTACCCTTCAGATACAGCAAGCTCATAGCTCAAAcccttatatttttttaaacatatggTCATAGCGAGCATCTACATGGGGtgctgtggtatttttttttttttttttaaatcattgctCCTGATCACAGTGGGATGCAGCAGCTTAATTTCCACTGCTGCACAGTGAATTGTTTCAggtttcctctcctttccctgtcATGCAGAGAGTTTGTTCGGATTTCCTCTCACTTTCCTCATTGTTCTGGGAGCAGAGGAAATGGCACACTTGGAATCCAGTGACAGATGCTCAGGTACGTCAGCTTTTCCACTATGAGCACACCCAGACAGGCTTCCCAAGTGGCAAGAGATGGAGGTTTGCTCAGAAACACAGTtatgagttttgttttgcagtcagCTCTGCTGTCCTTTTCAG from Oxyura jamaicensis isolate SHBP4307 breed ruddy duck unplaced genomic scaffold, BPBGC_Ojam_1.0 oxyUn_random_OJ106562, whole genome shotgun sequence harbors:
- the LOC118160185 gene encoding LOW QUALITY PROTEIN: apolipoprotein L domain-containing protein 1-like (The sequence of the model RefSeq protein was modified relative to this genomic sequence to represent the inferred CDS: inserted 2 bases in 1 codon; deleted 1 base in 1 codon), translated to MERNGAALPQTVDPTHHFHIALLDQRRRLRGQIAHLHKAARKINKLRKRSLIANISGSSLTAAGAVTAIVGLSLSPATLGASLLASAVGLGLATAGGAVNITSDLSLVFCNSREVRKVQEIATTCRKQMREILGCLEFLRRGQGPGDPTLLQSEKRASISLYNSVCFLVFCGSHSFLVPEYTKEVTKVSQAMLKAKIQKLAANLETCTRAMDEVCELLESRTQLSPRMRKXSLGAKTTTETPRPSS